From Hartmannibacter diazotrophicus, a single genomic window includes:
- a CDS encoding lipocalin-like domain-containing protein produces the protein MSIRPTLLAIALSIASSYAFAQTAAENQVLGTWKLVSATIDPGGQDIPAYGQNPNGLLVFTPDMHFSAVITDADTPRFASDARGEGTDEENRMAVSRNIGFFGTYTVDETGEFSGNRVEGATFPNWVGSVRTRDDLTLVVDGDRMTEHFRRPEGTEIRIEWQRVK, from the coding sequence ATGTCCATTCGACCAACGTTATTGGCGATCGCTCTCAGCATCGCGTCTTCGTATGCCTTTGCGCAGACCGCCGCCGAAAATCAGGTATTGGGCACCTGGAAACTGGTGTCGGCGACCATCGATCCGGGTGGGCAAGATATCCCGGCCTATGGTCAGAACCCCAATGGCCTGCTCGTCTTCACGCCGGACATGCACTTTTCGGCAGTGATCACCGATGCCGATACCCCGCGCTTTGCCTCCGATGCCCGCGGCGAAGGGACGGACGAGGAAAACCGCATGGCCGTCTCTCGCAACATCGGCTTCTTCGGCACCTACACCGTCGATGAGACGGGCGAATTCAGCGGCAACCGGGTCGAAGGCGCGACCTTTCCAAACTGGGTTGGCAGTGTCCGGACCCGTGATGACCTGACGCTGGTCGTCGACGGCGACCGCATGACCGAGCATTTTCGGCGACCGGAAGGGACCGAAATCAGGATCGAATGGCAGCGCGTCAAATGA
- a CDS encoding LysR family transcriptional regulator yields MNPVRLDSFDVFVSIVRCGGFRAAALERGVSSSALSQTMNALEETLGIRLLNRTTRSVSPTEAGKRLLERLAPALSDIRLAIAEVDELRDTPSGTLRINAPAPAVDHFLCPLAFDFMDAYREVNIEIFSDAAVIDIVEQGFDAGVRFGKQLAQDMIALPLGPALRYAIVASPDYIEKHGEPQVPHDLVGHDCIKRRFPGGTLVTWRFADGEDEIEVTPTGRLMVSSAHNELQAALAGRGIAHVFDDYAKPHILNGRLVELLPDWSPTLPHWFLYYPSRRLPSATMRAFLDFVRSYDWQARAADRQLRALP; encoded by the coding sequence ATGAATCCTGTTCGCCTCGACAGCTTCGATGTGTTCGTCTCTATCGTCCGCTGCGGCGGCTTCCGCGCGGCGGCGCTCGAGCGCGGCGTGTCTTCATCGGCCCTGAGCCAGACGATGAATGCGCTCGAAGAGACCCTCGGCATCCGGCTCCTCAATCGCACGACGAGAAGCGTGTCTCCCACGGAAGCCGGGAAACGCCTCCTGGAACGGCTCGCGCCCGCATTGAGTGACATCAGGCTGGCGATCGCGGAAGTCGACGAGTTGAGGGACACACCGTCCGGGACGCTCCGGATCAATGCGCCAGCGCCGGCGGTCGATCATTTTCTCTGCCCGCTGGCGTTCGACTTCATGGATGCCTATCGCGAGGTGAACATTGAAATCTTCAGCGACGCGGCGGTGATCGACATCGTGGAACAGGGCTTCGATGCCGGCGTCAGATTCGGCAAGCAACTGGCGCAGGACATGATCGCGCTCCCGCTTGGCCCCGCGCTTCGCTATGCGATCGTGGCTTCACCGGACTACATCGAAAAGCACGGTGAGCCGCAGGTGCCGCACGATCTCGTCGGTCATGATTGCATCAAGCGCCGATTTCCGGGTGGCACTTTGGTCACCTGGCGGTTTGCCGACGGAGAGGACGAGATAGAGGTCACGCCCACGGGCCGCCTGATGGTCAGTTCGGCGCACAACGAGCTGCAGGCGGCGCTGGCCGGCAGAGGGATCGCCCATGTTTTCGACGACTATGCCAAACCCCATATCCTGAATGGCAGGCTCGTTGAGCTCCTCCCCGATTGGAGCCCGACATTGCCGCACTGGTTCCTGTACTATCCGAGCCGCCGCCTCCCGAGCGCGACCATGCGTGCATTTCTCGATTTCGTTCGGAGCTACGACTGGCAGGCCCGAGCGGCAGACCGGCAACTCAGGGCCCTGCCGTAG
- a CDS encoding intradiol ring-cleavage dioxygenase encodes MFSTRRSLLTAFLTLPLIDAARMRAFAQAAPDLPLTLSCDDGDDLTLESEAGPFFRPNSPFERDLYPDAPGGERITVAGFVFDNHCRPLAGSLVEIWHADENGDYDNVGFRLRGHQFTDAQGRWWFNTIVPALYPGRTRHFHFKVQRPGGRVLTTQLYFPGEPGNSRDRLFDETLLLDMKETGDGRFGRFDFVV; translated from the coding sequence TTGTTCTCCACCCGACGCTCGCTCCTGACGGCCTTTTTGACGCTGCCTCTCATCGATGCCGCCAGGATGAGGGCGTTCGCGCAAGCCGCACCCGATTTGCCGCTGACACTCTCCTGCGACGATGGGGACGACCTCACCCTCGAAAGTGAGGCCGGCCCCTTCTTCCGGCCGAACTCGCCGTTCGAACGCGATCTCTATCCCGACGCGCCCGGTGGCGAGCGGATCACCGTCGCGGGGTTCGTCTTCGACAATCACTGCCGGCCACTCGCCGGCAGCCTCGTCGAAATCTGGCATGCGGACGAAAACGGGGACTATGACAACGTCGGCTTCCGCCTGCGCGGACACCAGTTCACCGACGCGCAGGGGCGTTGGTGGTTCAATACGATCGTGCCCGCGCTTTATCCCGGCCGAACGCGTCATTTCCATTTCAAGGTCCAGCGTCCCGGCGGTCGTGTCCTCACCACCCAACTCTATTTTCCCGGAGAGCCCGGAAATTCCAGAGATCGTCTCTTTGACGAGACGCTGCTTCTCGACATGAAGGAAACCGGCGACGGTCGGTTCGGAAGGTTCGATTTCGTGGTGTGA
- a CDS encoding MBL fold metallo-hydrolase, which produces MNAFTLNRRAIMLSAVAGASSIFVPALVGSSSANAQAAPSLSGNSGHYRFRVGEISATVLSDGVIGGPPRIYASDAPEVELEEVLRQAFLPTDHLTLNLNTLLIETGGRRILIEAGAGKTMGPNGGRIFDNLAAIGLSAADIDTIVISHTHPDHVGNLRTADGGKAFPRATVFVPKADWDFFVRTDPDLSYMPVPEEFRLRFAANIKNSLEPVMNDVELYEAGAEIVPGFTTLAAAGHTPGMATFLVHSGNDQLLLTADLAYHPVVNVDNPWLPGPDRDKETALASRRRIFDRAATDRIPVLGFHFPFPGLGRMLKTDGGYAWVPANWQF; this is translated from the coding sequence ATGAATGCCTTCACTCTCAATCGACGCGCTATCATGCTGTCCGCTGTGGCAGGTGCATCGAGCATTTTCGTCCCGGCTTTGGTCGGCTCCAGCAGCGCGAATGCCCAGGCTGCACCCTCACTGAGCGGCAACTCCGGTCACTACCGCTTTCGGGTCGGCGAGATCAGCGCGACCGTCCTGAGCGACGGCGTTATCGGCGGCCCGCCGCGTATCTATGCGAGCGACGCGCCGGAGGTGGAGCTTGAAGAGGTGCTGCGGCAAGCATTCCTTCCCACCGACCACCTGACGCTCAACCTGAATACGCTTCTGATCGAAACCGGTGGCCGCCGGATTCTGATCGAGGCCGGCGCGGGCAAGACGATGGGGCCGAATGGCGGCCGGATCTTCGACAACCTCGCGGCGATCGGCCTGAGCGCGGCGGACATCGACACGATCGTCATCTCGCACACCCATCCGGACCATGTCGGCAATCTCAGAACCGCGGATGGCGGCAAGGCCTTCCCCCGCGCCACGGTCTTCGTGCCGAAGGCGGACTGGGATTTCTTCGTCCGCACCGATCCGGATCTCTCCTACATGCCGGTGCCCGAGGAGTTCCGCCTGCGTTTCGCGGCGAACATCAAGAACAGCCTCGAACCGGTCATGAACGATGTCGAGCTTTACGAAGCCGGCGCCGAGATCGTGCCGGGCTTCACGACGCTCGCCGCCGCCGGCCACACGCCGGGCATGGCGACCTTCCTCGTCCACTCCGGAAACGATCAGCTGCTGCTGACAGCGGATCTTGCCTACCACCCGGTCGTCAACGTCGACAATCCCTGGCTTCCGGGTCCCGACCGCGACAAGGAAACCGCGCTCGCCTCCCGCCGGCGCATCTTCGACAGGGCGGCAACCGACCGCATCCCGGTACTCGGTTTCCACTTCCCCTTCCCCGGCCTCGGCCGGATGCTGAAGACCGATGGCGGCTACGCCTGGGTTCCCGCGAACTGGCAGTTTTGA
- a CDS encoding SDR family oxidoreductase, with the protein MPKTWFITGATSGLGLEMAQQLLAEGHTVVATARRPEALAQLRQDHSAHLDVVQLDLVESDSIASAIESAFGRHERIDVIVSNAGYGLFGAAEELTKAQIDRQIATNLAGSIHLIRAALPLLRKQGGGRIVQVSSEGGQIAYPGFSLYHATKWGIEGFVESVAQEVAPFGIDFIIAEPGPTGTNFGANLDRAEPSAAYEETPAGAVRRAISDGRFEIKGDAARTVAAMIAAAESAAPPLRLALGSTAYASISQAISARLAALEAQRSVADSADRQDP; encoded by the coding sequence ATGCCAAAGACATGGTTCATTACCGGCGCCACTTCGGGCCTCGGCCTTGAGATGGCGCAACAGCTGCTCGCCGAAGGTCACACGGTGGTAGCAACAGCCCGCCGCCCCGAAGCCCTGGCACAGCTCAGGCAGGATCACTCCGCCCACCTGGATGTTGTCCAACTCGATCTTGTTGAATCGGACAGCATTGCCTCCGCCATCGAGAGTGCTTTTGGGCGACATGAACGGATAGACGTGATCGTCAGCAATGCGGGCTATGGCCTGTTCGGGGCTGCAGAAGAGCTCACGAAGGCGCAGATCGACCGGCAGATCGCCACCAATCTTGCCGGCTCCATCCATCTGATCCGTGCCGCGCTGCCCCTTCTCCGAAAGCAAGGCGGCGGACGGATCGTTCAGGTTTCCTCCGAAGGCGGGCAAATCGCCTATCCGGGCTTCAGCCTCTATCACGCGACCAAATGGGGCATCGAGGGTTTCGTCGAATCCGTCGCACAGGAAGTGGCCCCTTTCGGCATCGACTTCATCATTGCCGAGCCGGGACCGACGGGCACGAATTTCGGCGCCAACCTCGACCGTGCAGAACCCTCGGCTGCCTACGAGGAAACCCCTGCCGGCGCCGTTCGCCGCGCGATCAGCGACGGACGTTTCGAGATCAAGGGCGACGCGGCGCGGACCGTGGCTGCAATGATCGCGGCCGCCGAGAGCGCCGCACCGCCATTGCGGCTGGCGCTGGGCAGCACGGCCTATGCCTCGATCTCACAGGCGATTTCCGCGCGCCTGGCAGCTCTTGAGGCGCAGCGGAGCGTGGCCGATTCCGCCGACCGGCAGGATCCGTGA